The Schizosaccharomyces pombe strain 972h- genome assembly, chromosome: I genome contains a region encoding:
- the glt1 gene encoding glutamate synthase Glt1 translates to MAVLSSVQPINHNSALVEARDEQVNTTACSDDLLNAPPYEYDTEGNPSWAGALPKAQALYDPAYEKDSCGVGFTCHIKGQVSHKIVTDARLLLCNMTHRGATGADTRDGDGAGVMTGMPYTFMQKEFGQIGCTLPKSGEYAIGNVFFSPEADVCREAMTAFTQVAEKLGLAILAWRSVPCDNSILGPAALSREPTILQPCVVLKAAYDGEAEFDTDLFERQLYVLRKQSSHLIGKEKWFYICSLHRETIVYKGQLAPVQVYNYFLDLNNAEYVSHFALVHSRFSTNTFPSWDRAQPMRLAAHNGEINTLRGNKNWMHAREGLMKSSRFGEEFASLLPIIERGGSDSAAFDNVIELLCASGVVSLPEAVMLLIPEAWQNDKNISDEKAAFYEWAACQMEPWDGPALFTFADGRYCGANLDRNGLRPCRFYLTSDDMMICASEVGTVGIEPDRIVQKGRLYPGRMLLVDTKEGRIVDDKELKHNIASRYDFRSWLDQELIDMNSIVDSLIESTSVDLTPIVDDVPLADDKTMLAFGYTLEQINMIMAPMANGGKETLGSMGNDAAIACLSDQPRLLYDYFRQLFAQVTNPPIDPIREAIVMSLQCYIGPSGNLLEINQSQCRRLRMPTPILTVEEFNALKNVDRIYPDWKVASIDITFFKSEGVAGYAAAIERICSEADTAVNEGYKAIVLSDRNVNSERVPLASIAACGAVHHYLVQNKLRSRVALVCESGDAREVHHMCTLLGYGADAVCPYLAMEALTKLVRQNAMKPGITEETAIKNFKHAINGGILKVMSKMGISTLQSYKGAQIFEALGIDNEVINKCFLGTASRIRGVTFEHIALDAFALHERGYPTDQSIRSLQIPDMGDFYYRDGGEQHVNHPKAIASLQDAVRNKNEAAYAEFSRTHYEQTRRCTLRGMLDFDFDSSQAIPIEQVEPWTEIVRRFCTGAMSYGSISMESHSSLAIAMNRLGGKSNTGEGGEDPARSQRLANGDTMRSAIKQIASGRFGVTSWYLSDADELQIKMAQGAKPGEGGELPGNKVSESIAKTRHSTAGVGLISPPPHHDIYSIEDLKQLIYDMKSANPRARVSVKLVSEVGVGIVASGVAKAKADHILVSGHDGGTGASRWTGIKYAGLPWELGVAETHQTLVLNDLRGRVVIQTDGQIRTGRDVAIACLLGAEEWGFATTPLIALGCIMMRKCHLNTCPVGIATQDPELRKKFEGQPEHVVNFFYYVAEELRGIMAKLGFRTINEMVGRSDKLKVAEPINNKSKLLDLTPLLTPAFTLRPGAATYNVRKQDHRLYTRLDNKLIDEAEVTLEEGIPSVVECEIINTDRTLGATLSNKISKRYGEEGLPTDSIRVNVFGSAGQSFGAFLAPGVTLQLEGDCNDYVGKGLSGGRLIIYPPRVSPFKPEENMIIGNVCLYGATSGHAFISGVAAERFAVRNSGAIAVVEGVGDHGCEYMTGGRVVILGSTGRNFAAGMSGGIAYVYDMQMDFAGKINTEMVDISSVTDAAEIAFLRGLIQDHRHYTGSQVADRILSDFPRHLSRFVKVLPREYKAVLEREAAKKEEAKRLQYPKAFMPGNPIRQQIEETNAQIADVEDTLGATVKKSAPLDKLRGFMKYQRRSEHYRNPLKRTNDWKELSVRLREDELRVQTARCMDCGTPFCQSDYGCPISNKIFTWNDLVFKQQWKEALTQLLLTNNFPEFTGRVCPAPCEGACTLGIIESPVGIKSVERAIIDKAWEEGWIVPRPPAERTGRRVAIIGSGPAGLAAADQLNRAGHHVVIYERADRPGGLLQYGIPNMKLDKKVVERRIQLMIDEGIEVLTNVEVGKNGDVSLDELHKVYDAVVLASGSTVPRDLPIPNRDSKGIHFAMEFLHKNTKSLLDSELKDGNYISAKGKDVIVIGGGDTGNDCLGTSVRHGAKSVRNLELLPIPPRERAFDNPWPQYPRVFRVDYGHAEVQAHYGQDFREYSILTKSFEKDEDGNVKGINTVRIEWTKNSKGRWIMKEIRNSEEFFPADLVILALGFLGPEEQATAGMNVDRDARSNISTPTKSYETSVPGIYAAGDCRRGQSLVVWGIQEGRQCAREIDLKFQGKTFLPGDGGLVKRTVNC, encoded by the coding sequence atggcTGTCTTATCTTCAGTCCAACCCATCAATCATAACTCTGCCCTCGTTGAGGCTCGTGACGAACAAGTGAACACGACCGCTTGTTCCGATGACCTTCTCAATGCTCCTCCCTATGAGTATGATACTGAGGGAAATCCCTCTTGGGCTGGTGCCCTTCCCAAGGCTCAAGCTTTATACGATCCTGCCTACGAAAAAGACTCTTGCGGTGTTGGTTTCACTTGTCACATCAAGGGTCAAGTCTCTCACAAAATCGTCACCGATGCTCGCTTACTTTTGTGCAACATGACTCATCGTGGTGCCACTGGTGCCGATACTCGTGATGGTGATGGTGCAGGTGTCATGACCGGTATGCCTTACACTTTTATGCAAAAGGAGTTTGGTCAAATCGGATGTACCCTTCCCAAAAGCGGCGAGTATGCCATCGGTAATGTGTTTTTCTCTCCTGAAGCCGACGTTTGTCGTGAAGCCATGACCGCTTTCACCCAAGTCGCCGAAAAACTTGGTCTTGCAATCCTTGCTTGGCGTTCCGTCCCTTGTGATAACAGCATCTTGGGCCCCGCTGCTCTTTCTCGTGAGCCTACCATCTTACAGCCTTGTGTTGTCCTCAAGGCCGCTTACGATGGTGAAGCCGAGTTTGATACCGATCTCTTCGAAAGACAGCTTTACGTTCTTCGCAAGCAGTCTTCTCATTTGATCGGTAAGGAAAAATGGTTCTACATTTGCTCTTTGCATCGTGAGACCATTGTCTATAAGGGTCAACTTGCTCCTGTTCAAGTCTACAATTATTTCCTTGATTTGAACAACGCCGAGTATGTATCCCACTTTGCCCTCGTTCACTCCCGTTTCTCTACAAACACTTTCCCGTCCTGGGACCGTGCTCAACCCATGAGATTGGCCGCTCACAACGGTGAAATTAACACCCTACGTGGTAACAAAAATTGGATGCATGCTCGTGAAGGCTTGATGAAGTCCAGTCGTTTTGGCGAAGAGTTCGCCTCTTTGCTTCCCATCATCGAGCGCGGTGGTTCGGACTCCGCTGCTTTTGATAACGTTATTGAGTTGTTATGTGCTAGCGGTGTTGTCTCCTTACCCGAAGCTGTCATGCTCTTGATTCCTGAAGCTTGGCAAAACGACAAAAACATCAGCGACGAGAAGGCTGCTTTTTACGAGTGGGCTGCTTGTCAAATGGAGCCTTGGGATGGTCCtgctttgtttacatttgcCGACGGTCGCTATTGCGGTGCCAATCTTGATCGTAACGGTCTTCGCCCTTGCCGTTTCTATCTTACTTCCGATGACATGATGATTTGCGCTTCTGAAGTTGGTACAGTCGGCATTGAACCTGACCGCATCGTTCAGAAAGGTCGTCTATATCCAGGCCGTATGTTGCTTGTTGACACCAAAGAGGGTCGTATTGTCGACGATAAGGAGCTCAAGCACAACATTGCCAGTCGCTACGACTTCCGTAGTTGGCTCGACCAAGAGCTTATCGACATGAACTCGATTGTTGACTCTCTTATAGAATCCACTAGCGTTGATCTTACTCCCATTGTCGATGATGTTCCTCTTGCCGATGACAAAACCATGTTAGCATTTGGTTACACTTTGGAACAGATTAACATGATTATGGCTCCCATGGCTAATGGCGGCAAGGAAACTTTGGGAAGTATGGGTAATGATGCTGCAATCGCATGCCTTTCCGACCAGCCTCGTTTACTTTACGACTATTTCCGTCAACTTTTCGCTCAAGTCACTAATCCTCCTATTGATCCTATTCGTGAGGCTATCGTAATGAGTTTGCAATGCTACATCGGTCCTAGTGGTAACTTGCttgaaattaatcaaaGCCAATGTCGTCGTCTCCGCATGCCTACTCCCATTTTGACTGTTGAGGAGTTCAatgctttgaaaaatgttGACCGTATTTACCCTGACTGGAAAGTCGCTTCTATCGACATCACTTTTTTCAAGAGTGAAGGCGTTGCTGGCTATGCTGCCGCCATCGAGCGTATTTGTTCCGAAGCTGATACTGCCGTCAATGAGGGCTATAAAGCTATAGTCCTTTCCGACCGTAACGTTAACAGTGAGCGCGTACCTTTGGCTTCCATTGCCGCATGCGGTGCCGTTCATCATTATTTGgtacaaaacaaattgcGTTCTAGAGTTGCTCTTGTTTGTGAATCTGGTGACGCGCGTGAAGTTCACCATATGTGCACACTTCTTGGCTATGGTGCCGATGCCGTTTGTCCCTATTTAGCCATGGAAGCTTTAACAAAGCTAGTCAGACAGAACGCAATGAAACCTGGCATCACAGAAGAAACTGCCATAAAGAATTTCAAGCATGCTATCAATGGCGGTATTTTGAAGGTTATGTCCAAGATGGGTATTTCAACTTTGCAATCATATAAAGGTGCCCAGATTTTTGAGGCTCTTGGCATTGACAACGAGGTCATCAACAAATGTTTCCTTGGTACCGCATCCCGTATCCGTGGTGTAACTTTTGAGCATATTGCTCTTGATGCTTTTGCTCTTCATGAGCGTGGATATCCAACCGATCAATCCATTCGCAGTCTTCAAATCCCCGATATGGGTGACTTTTACTATCGTGATGGTGGTGAGCAGCACGTCAACCATCCAAAGGCTATCGCCAGTCTTCAAGATGCCGTCCGCAATAAGAACGAGGCTGCTTATGCGGAATTCTCTCGTACACACTACGAACAAACTAGGAGGTGTACTCTTCGTGGTATGTTGGATTTCGATTTTGATTCTTCTCAAGCTATTCCCATTGAACAGGTTGAGCCTTGGACTGAGATTGTTCGCCGTTTCTGCACTGGTGCTATGTCTTACGGTTCGATCAGTATGGAATCTCATTCTTCTTTGGCCATTGCCATGAATCGTTTGGGCGGTAAGTCTAACACTGGTGAAGGTGGTGAAGACCCTGCTCGCAGTCAGCGTCTTGCCAATGGCGATACAATGCGTTCTGCCATCAAACAGATTGCATCCGGTCGTTTCGGTGTTACTTCTTGGTACTTGTCTGATGCTGATGAGcttcaaattaaaatggCTCAAGGTGCCAAGCCTGGTGAGGGTGGTGAATTGCCTGGTAATAAGGTGAGTGAATCAATTGCGAAAACTCGTCATTCCACTGCTGGTGTTGGTTTGATTTCTCCTCCTCCTCATCATGATATCTACTCTATTGAAGATTTGAAGCAGTTGATTTATGACATGAAGAGTGCCAACCCTCGTGCTCGTGTATCCGTTAAGCTTGTTTCTGAAGTAGGTGTCGGTATTGTTGCTTCTGGTGTTGCAAAAGCCAAAGCAGATCATATTTTGGTTTCAGGTCATGATGGTGGTACCGGTGCCTCTCGTTGGACTGGTATTAAATACGCTGGTTTACCATGGGAGCTAGGTGTTGCCGAAACCCATCAAACTTTGGTATTGAACGACCTTCGTGGGCGAGTTGTTATCCAAACTGATGGTCAAATTCGTACCGGTCGTGATGTTGCTATCGCTTGCTTGCTTGGTGCTGAAGAATGGGGGTTTGCGACTACTCCTTTGATTGCATTGGGCTGTATCATGATGCGTAAATGTCATCTGAATACTTGTCCCGTTGGTATCGCAACTCAAGATCCTGAATTGAGGAAGAAATTTGAGGGTCAACCGGAGCACGTTGTAAACTTTTTCTACTACGTCGCAGAAGAGCTCCGTGGAATTATGGCTAAACTTGGTTTCCGAACTATTAATGAGATGGTTGGTCGTTCTGACAAGCTTAAGGTCGCCGAGCCAATTAACAACAAGTCAAAGCTTCTTGACTTGACTCCCTTGCTGACTCCTGCTTTCACTCTTCGACCTGGCGCTGCTACTTACAACGTTCGTAAGCAAGACCATAGACTTTATACCAGACTTGACAACAAGCTCATTGACGAAGCTGAAGTTACTTTGGAAGAAGGCATCCCTTCTGTCGTTGAATGTGAAATTATTAACACCGATCGTACTCTTGGTGCTACTCTTTCCAATAAGATCAGTAAGCGTTATGGTGAAGAGGGTCTTCCTACTGATTCTATTCGTGTCAATGTTTTTGGTTCAGCTGGCCAATCTTTTGGTGCTTTCTTAGCTCCAGGTGTTACACTCCAATTAGAAGGTGACTGTAACGATTATGTCGGCAAAGGCTTATCTGGCGGTCGCTTGATTATTTATCCTCCTAGGGTTTCTCCCTTTAAGCCCGAAGAAAATATGATCATTGGTAATGTCTGTCTGTATGGTGCCACTTCTGGTCATGCTTTTATTTCTGGTGTGGCAGCAGAGCGTTTCGCTGTTCGTAACTCTGGTGCAATTGCTGTAGTTGAAGGCGTTGGTGACCACGGTTGTGAGTACATGACTGGTGGTCGTGTTGTAATTCTTGGTTCAACTGGCAGAAACTTCGCTGCTGGTATGTCTGGTGGTATTGCATATGTCTACGATATGCAAATGGACTTTGCTGGTAAAATTAACACAGAAATGGTCGATATTTCTTCTGTCACTGATGCTGCTGAAATTGCTTTCCTCAGAGGACTTATTCAAGACCATAGGCATTACACGGGCTCACAGGTGGCTGACCGTATATTAAGTGATTTCCCTCGTCACCTTAGCCGCTTTGTTAAGGTTCTTCCAAGAGAGTACAAGGCTGTATTGGAACGTGAAGCTGCTAAGAAGGAAGAAGCCAAGAGACTACAGTATCCCAAAGCTTTCATGCCAGGAAATCCTATTCGTCAACAAATTGAGGAAACTAATGCTCAGATTGCTGATGTGGAAGATACCTTAGGTGCTACTGTGAAAAAGAGCGCTCCTTTGGACAAGCTTCGTGGATTTATGAAATACCAACGCCGCAGTGAACATTATCGTAACCCTCTTAAGAGAACGAATGATTGGAAAGAACTTTCCGTTCGTCTTCGTGAAGATGAATTACGTGTTCAAACTGCCAGATGTATGGACTGTGGTACTCCTTTCTGTCAATCTGATTATGGTTGTCCTATTTccaacaaaattttcacTTGGAATGATTTGGTTTTCAAACAACAGTGGAAAGAGGCCTTAACCCAGCTTTTGTTGACCAATAATTTTCCAGAATTTACAGGCCGTGTCTGCCCTGCTCCTTGTGAAGGCGCTTGTACCTTAGGTATTATTGAATCGCCTGTTGGAATCAAGAGTGTTGAGCGTGCTATTATTGACAAGGCTTGGGAGGAAGGCTGGATTGTCCCCAGACCTCCTGCTGAACGTACTGGTCGTCGTGTTGCCATTATCGGTTCTGGGCCTGCAGGTCTTGCTGCCGCTGACCAACTCAACCGCGCTGGTCACCATGTAGTAATTTATGAGCGTGCCGATCGTCCAGGTGGTCTTCTTCAATATGGTATTCCTAATATGAAACTAGACAAGAAGGTTGTTGAGCGTCGTATCCAGCTCATGATTGACGAAGGTATTGAAGTACTTACAAACGTTGAAGTCGGTAAGAACGGTGATGTTAGCCTTGATGAACTTCACAAGGTTTACGATGCTGTTGTTCTCGCCTCTGGCTCTACGGTTCCTCGTGATTTGCCCATTCCCAACCGTGATTCTAAGGGTATTCACTTTGCCATGGAGTTCCTTCACAAAAATACTAAGAGTCTTCTTGATAGTGAACTCAAAGATGGCAATTATATTAGTGCTAAGGGCAAGGATGTAATTGTTATTGGAGGAGGTGATACTGGTAATGATTGTTTGGGTACCAGTGTTCGTCATGGTGCTAAAAGTGTTAGAAATTTGGAGTTACTTCCCATTCCTCCTCGTGAACGTGCCTTCGACAACCCTTGGCCTCAATACCCTCGTGTCTTCCGCGTTGATTATGGACATGCTGAAGTACAAGCTCATTATGGTCAAGATTTCCGTGAATACTCTATTTTAACTAAGagttttgaaaaggatGAAGATGGCAATGTTAAGGGTATTAATACTGTTCGTATTGAGTGGACTAAGAACAGTAAGGGTCGCTGGATCATGAAGGAGATTCGTAACTCTGAGGAGTTTTTCCCTGCAGATTTAGTCATCCTTGCTTTAGGTTTCTTAGGTCCTGAGGAGCAAGCTACTGCTGGAATGAACGTTGATAGAGATGCTCGTTCTAACATCAGCACTCCTACTAAATCGTATGAAACTAGTGTTCCTGGCATTTACGCTGCTGGTGATTGCCGCCGTGGTCAAAGTTTGGTCGTATGGGGTATTCAAGAAGGTCGTCAATGTGCTCgtgaaattgatttgaaaTTCCAGGGTAAGACATTTTTGCCTGGTGATGGAGGCCTTGTAAAGCGCACTGTTAATTGTTAA
- a CDS encoding transporter — protein MSSSIPPRLYDMSPTESKKQEDVSETELVYPVELADATIQPSKSDDDLFDSNDFSKTYLAKSRILSNAMNEIGFGRYQWYLFFVAGFGWMSDNIWPVCTSLILMRLDEVDGPHPPAEGRAPYLTLSQNLGLLVGAMVWSLSADTIGRRWAFNLTFLFTGVFAVIAGASPNFASICVFDALWSFGVGGNLPVDSAIFLEALPSSHQWLLTVMSFWWAIGQVIANLVSWGLISNFSCPDDESVCHRADNKGWRYFLFTMGGMTLLMFAARFLVSVYESPKFYLAKGDDYKAVETIHKIARINGKTCTLTVEELYAIDRQEQEESDLDDSKSSDAKSVTQGTTNLIVEKLRKYNFEHIRQCFGSRKLAISSILVILSWAVIGLAFPLYNAFLPYYLETRGNANEPLSVAKTYRNSLIVSAIGVPGSLIAGVLVEFRIGRKGTLCLSLILTGVFLFASTTAKTSNAYLGWNCTFSFFSDIMYGVLYAYTPEVFPSKVRGTAVGLAASANRILGIFSPVIAMRANLTTSAPIFVSGALFIFAGILVVFFPYEPRGKSSF, from the coding sequence ATGAGTTCTTCTATACCTCCAAGATTATATGATATGTCTCCTACGGAGTCCAAAAAGCAGGAAGATGTTTCTGAAACCGAGCTCGTATATCCAGTAGAATTGGCTGATGCTACTATACAGCCCAGCAAATCTGATGACGATTTATTCGACAGTAATGACTTTAGCAAAACTTATTTGGCAAAATCCCGTATCCTGAGTAATGCAATGAACGAAATTGGGTTTGGCAGATATCAAtggtatttattttttgttgcaGGCTTTGGTTGGATGTCTGACAATATATGGCCTGTCTGCacatctttaattttaatgagACTCGACGAAGTGGATGGACCACACCCTCCTGCTGAAGGTCGTGCTCCTTATTTAACGTTGTCTCAAAATTTGGGTTTATTGGTAGGCGCCATGGTTTGGTCGCTTTCTGCTGACACAATTGGGAGACGATGGGCTTTCAACCTTACATTTCTGTTTACCGGTGTGTTCGCTGTTATTGCTGGCGCCTCTCCTAACTTTGCTTCCATTTGTGTTTTTGATGCTTTATGGAGTTTTGGTGTGGGTGGTAACTTGCCTGTTGATTCGGCAATCTTTTTAGAAGCCTTACCTTCGTCTCACCAGTGGCTCCTCACAGTCATGTCCTTCTGGTGGGCCATTGGACAAGTGATTGCTAATTTGGTATCATGGGGTCTTATTTCTAACTTTTCATGTCCCGACGATGAATCTGTCTGTCATCGTGCAGACAATAAGGGTTGGCGatactttttgtttacgatGGGAGGAATGACCTTGTTGATGTTTGCTGCTAGGTTTCTTGTTTCTGTTTATGAGTCTCCAAAGTTTTACTTGGCAAAGGGTGATGATTATAAGGCTGTTGAAACTATTCATAAAATCGCTCGGATAAACGGAAAAACCTGCACTTTGACTGTTGAAGAGCTTTATGCTATTGATCGGCAAGAACAAGAAGAGTCTGACTTGGATGATTCTAAATCTAGTGACGCCAAGTCTGTTACACAAGGCACTACTAATCTCATTGTTGAAAAACTGCGGAAATATAATTTTGAGCACATTAGGCAATGCTTTGGTTCTAGGAAGTTGGCTATATCTTCCATTTTGGTCATACTTTCCTGGGCCGTAATAGGACTCGCATTCCCACTGTATAATGCATTTTTACCATATTATCTCGAAACTAGGGGAAACGCTAATGAGCCGTTAAGCGTGGCTAAGACTTATAGAAATTCACTGATTGTATCAGCAATTGGCGTGCCAGGTTCTCTTATTGCTGGGGTTTTAGTGGAGTTTAGAATTGGTCGCAAGGGTACACTTTGTCTCTCTTTAATATTGACCGGTGTGTTTCTTTTCGCCTCTACAACCGCCAAGACTAGCAATGCTTATCTTGGATGGAACTGcactttttcatttttttctgataTAATGTATGGTGTTCTGTATGCTTACACTCCTGAGGTATTCCCTTCAAAAGTAAGAGGGACTGCAGTTGGGTTAGCTGCTTCGGCGAATCGTATTTTAGGTATTTTTTCTCCCGTGATTGCAATGCGTGCCAATCTAACAACTTCTGCTCCCATTTTTGTGAGTGGGGCCTTATTTATATTTGCTGGTATTTTGGTTGTCTTTTTCCCTTATGAACCTAGAGGTAAATCTAGTTTTTAG